Proteins encoded within one genomic window of Triticum aestivum cultivar Chinese Spring chromosome 2D, IWGSC CS RefSeq v2.1, whole genome shotgun sequence:
- the LOC123054974 gene encoding microtubule-associated protein RP/EB family member 1A isoform X2, with protein sequence MAAGAAASFGLMDKAYFVGRGEILSWVNATLQLSLNKVEEAASGAVQCQLLDMVHPGLVPMHKVNFDAKTEYDMIQNYKILQDVFNKLRIGKNIEVNKLVKGRPLDNLEFLQWLKRYCDSVNGGIMNENYNPVERRSRGCKERSHKGPTKSSKSLQANRLSSANSADGASPIGKVCNAVNEEHYMEQIQQLSEKIADLKVSVDNTEKERDFYFSKLRDIEILCQRPELEHLPMTKGIRKILYAADAKDSSLPEANEIITRSPGMFSVSDEAE encoded by the exons atggcggcgggggcggcggcgagcttcgggctgATGGACAAGGCCTACTTCGTGGGGCGGGGCGAGATCCTCAGCTGGGTCAATGCCACGCTGCAGCTTTCCCTCAACAAGGTCGAGGAG GCGGCGTCGGGGGCGGTGCAGTGCCAGCTGCTGGACATGGTTCACCCTGGGTTGGTGCCGATGCACAAG GTGAATTTCGATGCCAAGACGGAGTACGACATGATCCAGAACTACAAGATTCTCCAGGATGTGTTCAACAAGCTGCGGATAGGCAAG AATATTGAGGTCAACAAACTTGTTAAAGGACGGCCATTGGACAACTTGGAGTTTCTGCAATGGCTGAAAAGATATTGTGATTCTGTAAATGGTGGAATCATGAATGA AAACTACAATCCTGTAGAAAGGAGGTCCAGGGGTTGCAAAGAGCGCAGCCACAAGGGTCCCACTAAGTCATCCAAATCACTTCAAGCCAACAGATTATCTAGTGCTAACTCAGCAGATGGAG CTTCTCCAATTGGAAAAGTCTGTAATGCTGTTAACGAAGAGCATTACATGGAGCAGATTCAACAATTATCTGAGAAG ATTGCAGATCTGAAGGTTTCTGTGGACAACACTGAGAAAGAAAGAGATTTCTACTTCTCAAAGCTGCGTGACATCGAGATATTATGTCAAAGACCTGAGTTGGAGCATCTACCG ATGACCAAAGGGATAAGGAAGATACTCTATGCGGCTGATGCGAAGGATTCATCATTACCCGAGGCTAATGAAATAATCACCAGGTCACCAGGCATGTTCTCAGTCTCAGATGAAGCAGAGTGA
- the LOC123054974 gene encoding microtubule-associated protein RP/EB family member 1A isoform X1 has translation MAAGAAASFGLMDKAYFVGRGEILSWVNATLQLSLNKVEEAASGAVQCQLLDMVHPGLVPMHKVNFDAKTEYDMIQNYKILQDVFNKLRIGKNIEVNKLVKGRPLDNLEFLQWLKRYCDSVNGGIMNENYNPVERRSRGCKERSHKGPTKSSKSLQANRLSSANSADGGALNSNIDLASPIGKVCNAVNEEHYMEQIQQLSEKIADLKVSVDNTEKERDFYFSKLRDIEILCQRPELEHLPMTKGIRKILYAADAKDSSLPEANEIITRSPGMFSVSDEAE, from the exons atggcggcgggggcggcggcgagcttcgggctgATGGACAAGGCCTACTTCGTGGGGCGGGGCGAGATCCTCAGCTGGGTCAATGCCACGCTGCAGCTTTCCCTCAACAAGGTCGAGGAG GCGGCGTCGGGGGCGGTGCAGTGCCAGCTGCTGGACATGGTTCACCCTGGGTTGGTGCCGATGCACAAG GTGAATTTCGATGCCAAGACGGAGTACGACATGATCCAGAACTACAAGATTCTCCAGGATGTGTTCAACAAGCTGCGGATAGGCAAG AATATTGAGGTCAACAAACTTGTTAAAGGACGGCCATTGGACAACTTGGAGTTTCTGCAATGGCTGAAAAGATATTGTGATTCTGTAAATGGTGGAATCATGAATGA AAACTACAATCCTGTAGAAAGGAGGTCCAGGGGTTGCAAAGAGCGCAGCCACAAGGGTCCCACTAAGTCATCCAAATCACTTCAAGCCAACAGATTATCTAGTGCTAACTCAGCAGATGGAGGTGCCCTGAATTCTAATATTGATCTTG CTTCTCCAATTGGAAAAGTCTGTAATGCTGTTAACGAAGAGCATTACATGGAGCAGATTCAACAATTATCTGAGAAG ATTGCAGATCTGAAGGTTTCTGTGGACAACACTGAGAAAGAAAGAGATTTCTACTTCTCAAAGCTGCGTGACATCGAGATATTATGTCAAAGACCTGAGTTGGAGCATCTACCG ATGACCAAAGGGATAAGGAAGATACTCTATGCGGCTGATGCGAAGGATTCATCATTACCCGAGGCTAATGAAATAATCACCAGGTCACCAGGCATGTTCTCAGTCTCAGATGAAGCAGAGTGA